A single genomic interval of Methylosinus sp. LW4 harbors:
- a CDS encoding ABC transporter permease: MTLLIAWRNLVHDRIRFAITLTGIAFSTILMGIQLGMLLNFVHTISTVVDHAGADLWITAEGVPSVDLATPLQERRRFQALSVEGVAAAEPYMLHFGFLKRPDGVRQIVIVIGIDPDSTMGLPFAMVEGPSAKEALAEPDGAVIDRLYADKLGIRTLGETVEINSHRIRVVGFTDGIRTFTQAPYVFMSLAKARSFFYAPDNDIAYVLVRVAEGYRPEAVAEALAARMSEVEVLTAGQLAWRSQYYWLVTTGAGITLVSSTLLALLVGVVIVAQTLYASTMDRLPEYAVIRAMGGPRSYLYRIIVQQAVLGGVFGAAIGLGVIGVVVIFTRNLSSAPEVPLWLAFGIVVATMLMCVAASIGSIGKVMTIDPVKVFR, translated from the coding sequence ATGACCTTGCTCATCGCATGGCGAAATCTCGTCCATGATCGCATCCGCTTCGCCATCACGCTCACCGGCATCGCCTTCTCCACGATATTGATGGGCATTCAGCTCGGAATGCTGCTGAATTTCGTTCATACGATCTCGACCGTCGTCGATCACGCCGGCGCCGATCTCTGGATCACGGCGGAAGGCGTGCCCAGCGTCGATCTCGCGACGCCTCTGCAGGAGCGGCGGCGCTTTCAGGCGCTGTCGGTGGAGGGCGTCGCGGCGGCCGAGCCCTATATGCTCCACTTCGGCTTTCTGAAGCGCCCGGACGGCGTTCGGCAGATCGTCATCGTCATCGGCATCGATCCCGATTCGACCATGGGCCTGCCCTTCGCCATGGTCGAGGGGCCGAGCGCGAAAGAGGCGCTGGCGGAGCCGGACGGCGCGGTGATCGATCGCCTCTATGCCGATAAGCTCGGCATTCGCACGCTCGGCGAGACGGTCGAGATCAACAGCCACAGAATTCGCGTGGTCGGCTTCACGGACGGCATAAGGACCTTCACCCAGGCGCCCTATGTGTTCATGTCGCTCGCCAAGGCGCGATCCTTCTTCTATGCGCCGGACAATGACATCGCCTATGTGCTGGTGCGCGTCGCCGAGGGCTATAGACCGGAGGCCGTGGCCGAGGCGCTCGCCGCGCGCATGTCGGAGGTCGAGGTGCTGACGGCGGGACAGCTCGCCTGGCGCAGCCAATATTATTGGCTCGTGACCACCGGCGCCGGCATCACGCTGGTCAGCTCCACTCTGCTGGCGCTGCTCGTCGGCGTCGTCATCGTCGCGCAGACTCTCTACGCCAGCACGATGGACCGCCTGCCGGAATACGCCGTCATTCGCGCCATGGGCGGCCCGCGCTCCTATCTCTACCGCATCATCGTGCAGCAGGCCGTGCTCGGCGGCGTGTTCGGCGCGGCGATCGGCCTCGGCGTCATCGGCGTCGTCGTGATCTTCACCCGCAATCTCAGCTCCGCGCCGGAGGTGCCGCTCTGGCTCGCCTTCGGCATCGTCGTGGCGACAATGCTGATGTGCGTCGCCGCCTCGATCGGCTCGATCGGCAAGGTGATGACGATCGATCCGGTGAAGGTGTTCCGATGA
- a CDS encoding 3-oxoacyl-[acyl-carrier-protein] synthase III C-terminal domain-containing protein, whose product MSFALTERLTRASVKNACCLTDFVPVRMADPTPQGLTLELSAYGFARAFCSRNGLTDKEAFFAKHQEIRQKFSNYGLSPSVVKARQLVFFPRLKDIVFADGEFSVAEPEEEYMRLFDNYRDLNPKDLKARHESYAHVADDCLEKLYADVFEAPDDLIHVTCSGYLAPSPVERMTAKKGWLRTTVTHSYHMGCYGAFPAIRMAHGFLASSHMGVTPPKERVDIVHTEILSAHRDAEELTAQNIITMTLFADGFIKYSAVTEDYLRSQGLSGLKVLAYNEHLLPDSADDMTWVPGPTRFHMSLSIMVPVVIKAAVKGFVEDLLRRAGLDFERERSRLYFAIHPGGPKIVEHIQSELKLDDDQVAMSKNVFFENGNMSSATVPHILKAIVEERSIPTGAHVVALGFGPGLTATGLVLEKI is encoded by the coding sequence ATGTCTTTCGCACTTACCGAGCGCCTTACGCGCGCCAGCGTCAAAAATGCTTGCTGCCTCACCGATTTCGTTCCGGTGCGCATGGCCGATCCGACGCCGCAAGGTCTGACGCTGGAGCTCAGCGCCTATGGATTCGCGCGCGCCTTCTGCTCGCGCAACGGTCTGACCGACAAAGAGGCGTTCTTCGCCAAGCATCAGGAGATCAGGCAGAAATTTTCCAATTACGGACTGTCTCCCTCGGTCGTGAAAGCGCGCCAGCTCGTCTTTTTTCCGCGCCTGAAGGATATCGTCTTCGCCGACGGCGAATTCTCCGTCGCCGAGCCGGAAGAAGAATATATGCGGCTCTTCGACAATTACCGCGATCTCAATCCGAAGGATTTGAAGGCGCGGCACGAGAGCTACGCGCATGTCGCGGATGATTGCCTCGAGAAACTATACGCCGATGTTTTCGAGGCGCCGGACGATCTCATCCATGTCACCTGCTCGGGCTATCTCGCGCCGAGCCCGGTCGAGCGCATGACCGCGAAAAAGGGCTGGCTGCGCACGACCGTCACGCACAGCTATCATATGGGCTGCTACGGCGCCTTTCCGGCCATACGCATGGCGCATGGCTTTCTCGCCTCCTCCCATATGGGCGTCACGCCGCCGAAGGAGCGCGTCGATATCGTGCATACGGAGATTCTCTCCGCGCATCGCGACGCCGAGGAGCTCACCGCGCAGAACATCATCACCATGACTCTGTTCGCGGACGGCTTCATCAAATACTCCGCCGTCACCGAGGATTATCTGAGGAGCCAGGGCCTCTCCGGCCTCAAGGTGCTCGCCTATAACGAGCATCTGCTTCCCGACTCGGCCGACGACATGACCTGGGTGCCGGGTCCGACGCGCTTCCATATGAGCCTGTCGATCATGGTGCCGGTGGTCATCAAGGCCGCGGTCAAAGGCTTTGTCGAGGACCTTTTGCGCCGCGCCGGGCTGGATTTCGAGCGCGAGCGCAGCCGGCTCTATTTCGCCATTCACCCCGGCGGACCCAAGATCGTCGAGCATATCCAATCCGAGCTGAAGCTCGACGACGATCAGGTGGCGATGAGCAAGAATGTGTTCTTCGAGAATGGCAATATGTCCTCCGCCACCGTGCCGCATATTCTGAAGGCGATCGTCGAGGAGCGCTCCATTCCCACGGGCGCGCATGTCGTGGCGCTGGGCTTCGGCCCCGGCCTCACCGCGACCGGCCTCGTGCTCGAGAAGATCTGA
- a CDS encoding ABC transporter ATP-binding protein encodes MMQPILSARGLVHNFGEGPSAVQVLKNIDIDILPAEVLLLVGPSGSGKTTLVHILGHLLRPTAGKITICGKSTETLDEDRLAELRLQHFGFIFQAHNLFPMLTATENVMVALDLMGVDKDVARVRAHELLGSVGLGHRIDAFPAELSIGQKQRVAIARALAADPEILIADEPTAALDSENGLKAMELLQALARNGRRAVVIVTHDFRIFQFANRVLHLEDGRIVDKPPESSHSFGAGSAS; translated from the coding sequence ATGATGCAGCCCATTTTGAGCGCGCGCGGCCTCGTTCACAATTTCGGCGAAGGGCCGAGCGCCGTCCAGGTTCTGAAGAATATCGACATCGATATTCTGCCGGCGGAAGTCCTGCTCCTCGTCGGCCCTTCCGGCAGCGGCAAGACGACGCTGGTCCATATCCTCGGCCATCTGCTGCGCCCCACCGCCGGCAAGATCACCATTTGCGGCAAGTCCACCGAGACTTTGGACGAAGATCGGCTCGCCGAGCTCCGCCTTCAACATTTCGGCTTCATCTTTCAGGCGCATAATCTGTTCCCGATGCTGACGGCGACGGAGAATGTGATGGTCGCGCTCGATCTCATGGGCGTCGATAAGGATGTCGCGCGTGTCCGGGCGCATGAGCTGCTCGGCAGCGTCGGCCTCGGTCATCGCATCGACGCTTTTCCGGCGGAGCTCAGCATCGGACAGAAGCAGCGCGTGGCGATCGCGCGCGCGCTCGCCGCCGATCCCGAGATCCTCATCGCCGACGAGCCGACGGCGGCGCTCGATTCCGAGAATGGTCTGAAGGCGATGGAGCTTCTGCAGGCGCTCGCGCGCAACGGCCGCCGCGCCGTCGTCATCGTCACGCATGACTTTCGCATTTTTCAGTTCGCGAATCGCGTCTTGCATCTGGAGGACGGCCGCATCGTCGATAAGCCTCCAGAATCGTCCCATTCCTTCGGCGCAGGGAGCGCGTCATGA
- a CDS encoding polyketide synthase dehydratase domain-containing protein — MSRRGGALPFVGRVIAATQGESVLVERVLHLDEDLYLADHAFVHAPGVKPLSACLPVLPMTMSIEAMAEVAACVVPGQGLIGVEEIKATRWIDLVDAESAILTIEARLDRYDPQREATFVRAAIRAEGQSGPSIEATLLFGRYYLLELFPDFDALDAGTALRIDAAHLYAERHLFHGPAFRCLFGEVFVEDRRIAGHLRIPSPAGLFRSTTEPQLLLQPCVLDAICQMVGVHAMQRDRYAFPVGLGKLELYRPTPPAGSLVPVRIELRKTDGKTIHADVEVEDGEGGVWMRIADLRCWKFQWERRLVDYRRAPGQFLLGRPAPVGNTADGPLVLHLAEPDLGKFDPRMLARDCLGLEEAAVYESHTRFPARQRQWLLGRTVAKDCVRRWISDRTGAEMAHPAAILLRSDPAGRPYVAGADGREALPHVSIAHCEDRAIAAAHSGRVGVDIERIADRDDGFLAAVAGPDEREKVKALAASRRAEWITRLWGAKEAVGKLLGSGVDGRLKSLEAVDFSPQGSIRIQDRETMSAYAVETIESNGFIIACVTEDVPLPPRGAECASA, encoded by the coding sequence GTGTCGAGACGCGGCGGCGCGCTGCCTTTCGTCGGCCGCGTCATCGCCGCGACGCAAGGCGAGAGCGTCCTCGTCGAGCGCGTCCTGCATCTCGACGAGGACCTCTATCTCGCCGACCACGCCTTTGTTCACGCGCCCGGCGTCAAGCCGCTCTCGGCCTGTCTGCCCGTGCTGCCGATGACGATGAGCATAGAGGCGATGGCGGAGGTCGCGGCCTGTGTCGTTCCGGGACAGGGGCTCATCGGCGTCGAGGAGATAAAGGCGACGAGATGGATCGATCTCGTCGACGCCGAGTCCGCAATTTTGACGATCGAAGCGCGTCTCGACCGCTATGATCCGCAGCGCGAGGCTACATTCGTGCGCGCCGCCATTCGCGCCGAAGGCCAGAGCGGGCCGTCGATCGAGGCGACGCTGCTGTTCGGCCGCTACTATCTGTTGGAGCTGTTCCCGGATTTCGACGCGCTCGACGCAGGGACCGCGCTCAGGATCGACGCCGCGCACCTCTACGCCGAGCGTCATTTGTTCCATGGGCCGGCCTTCCGCTGCCTCTTCGGCGAGGTTTTCGTCGAGGATCGGCGCATCGCCGGCCATTTGCGCATCCCCTCGCCCGCCGGCCTGTTTCGCTCCACAACGGAGCCTCAGCTGCTGCTGCAGCCCTGCGTGCTCGACGCTATCTGCCAGATGGTGGGCGTCCATGCGATGCAGCGGGATCGCTATGCGTTTCCCGTGGGGCTCGGCAAGCTCGAGCTCTATCGGCCGACGCCGCCCGCGGGATCGCTCGTCCCCGTGCGCATCGAGCTGCGCAAGACCGACGGCAAGACCATTCACGCCGATGTCGAGGTGGAGGATGGCGAAGGCGGCGTCTGGATGCGTATCGCGGATTTGCGCTGCTGGAAATTCCAATGGGAGCGGCGGCTCGTCGATTACCGCCGCGCGCCCGGACAATTTCTGCTCGGCCGGCCCGCGCCGGTCGGGAACACGGCCGACGGCCCGCTGGTCCTCCACCTCGCCGAGCCCGATCTCGGCAAATTCGATCCGCGAATGCTCGCGCGCGATTGTCTCGGCCTCGAGGAAGCCGCCGTCTATGAGAGCCACACCCGCTTTCCGGCGCGCCAGCGCCAATGGCTGCTCGGCCGCACGGTCGCCAAGGATTGCGTCCGACGCTGGATCAGCGACCGCACGGGGGCCGAAATGGCGCATCCGGCCGCGATCCTCCTCCGATCCGACCCGGCCGGCCGCCCCTATGTCGCCGGCGCGGACGGGCGCGAGGCCCTGCCCCATGTCAGCATCGCCCATTGCGAGGATCGGGCGATCGCCGCCGCCCATAGCGGGCGCGTCGGCGTCGACATAGAGCGGATCGCCGATCGGGACGATGGATTTCTCGCCGCCGTCGCCGGCCCTGACGAGCGCGAGAAGGTGAAGGCGCTCGCAGCGTCCCGTCGCGCCGAATGGATCACCCGGCTCTGGGGAGCCAAGGAGGCGGTGGGAAAGCTGCTCGGCTCCGGCGTCGACGGAAGGCTGAAATCGCTCGAAGCGGTCGATTTTTCGCCACAGGGGAGCATTCGAATCCAGGATCGGGAAACCATGTCCGCCTATGCTGTCGAGACTATAGAAAGCAATGGCTTTATAATAGCTTGTGTGACGGAGGACGTTCCTCTTCCGCCCCGAGGCGCGGAATGCGCCTCGGCTTGA
- a CDS encoding HlyD family secretion protein encodes MKLDRPSPAILLLVGLAAVSSTMSGRAEQALSSSTKLVSQHRVAAAPGVVEPNSKEREISAQIVGVIKEFKVEENDEVTAEQIIAIIDNAEQSARVASAQAQLALRQAELDRILHGARAEELREAEAALSEADAGLKYARRDYERRLPLAKRGVSPQAMLDQTKANLDASEARRTVAAQRLAQLQSGARSEDVDAARARLRLADAELASAKAMFDKTFIRSPVAGTVLRRTHEVGETVTNVPPTAVAIVGDLRGLKVRAEVDETDIGKVTPDQRVEVVSDAYPGRKFQGRVSWVSSRMGSKIVQTGRPGDRVDTKVLQVLIDLDDDAKLPVGLRVDAYLFGELVAAKPAR; translated from the coding sequence ATGAAACTCGATCGGCCGTCGCCGGCCATTCTTCTTCTCGTCGGCCTCGCCGCCGTATCGTCCACGATGAGCGGCCGCGCGGAGCAGGCGCTCTCATCGAGCACCAAGCTCGTCTCGCAGCATCGGGTCGCCGCCGCGCCCGGCGTCGTCGAGCCCAATAGCAAGGAGCGCGAGATCTCCGCGCAGATCGTCGGCGTCATCAAGGAATTCAAGGTCGAGGAGAATGACGAGGTGACGGCGGAGCAGATCATCGCCATCATCGACAACGCCGAGCAGAGCGCGCGCGTCGCCTCCGCGCAGGCGCAGCTCGCGCTCCGTCAGGCCGAGCTCGACCGCATTCTGCATGGCGCGCGCGCCGAGGAGCTGCGCGAGGCTGAGGCCGCTCTTTCGGAAGCCGACGCCGGGCTCAAATATGCGCGGCGCGACTATGAGCGCCGGCTGCCGCTGGCCAAGCGGGGCGTCTCGCCGCAGGCGATGCTCGATCAGACGAAGGCCAATCTCGACGCCAGCGAGGCGCGCCGCACCGTCGCCGCCCAGCGCCTCGCGCAATTGCAGAGCGGGGCGCGCTCCGAGGACGTCGACGCCGCGCGCGCGCGGCTGCGGCTCGCCGATGCGGAGCTGGCCTCGGCGAAAGCGATGTTCGACAAGACCTTCATTCGTTCGCCGGTGGCGGGAACCGTCTTGCGCCGCACCCATGAGGTGGGCGAGACTGTCACCAATGTGCCGCCGACGGCGGTCGCGATCGTCGGCGATCTGCGCGGCCTCAAGGTGCGCGCCGAGGTGGACGAGACCGACATCGGCAAGGTGACGCCGGATCAGCGCGTCGAGGTGGTCAGCGACGCCTATCCGGGGCGCAAGTTCCAGGGCCGCGTGAGCTGGGTGTCGTCGCGAATGGGCTCGAAGATCGTGCAGACCGGGCGTCCCGGCGACCGCGTCGACACGAAGGTCCTGCAAGTGCTCATCGATCTCGACGACGACGCCAAGCTGCCCGTCGGGCTCAGAGTGGACGCCTATCTCTTCGGAGAGCTCGTCGCCGCCAAGCCAGCTCGTTGA
- a CDS encoding TolC family outer membrane protein yields MKIHACIIIGLTAVGAILAPASAETLPSALASAYAYNPDLNQQRASVRVHDESVAKAWSGLRPNASVIAGLGAMRTELLVPTIRLPFMHERIYLHGDHDGNPQAVTVNVSQTLFDGGRTLNNVKKAESTVLSARANLRLIEQAVLQNAATAYMDVLRDTAILSLRQNNIRVLELQLANTRENAAAGYLTETDVAQAEAALSQARSDLYGAQARLKRSAASYHRIVGEEPKRLQPAGSVEKLLPRSVEDAIAIATGAHPGVEAAHHQVDAAEFAVHAAEADLLPSASVSGQLSQQNDFFLGLPGWRQFSYGVNVNFRVPLYQGGADFASVRQAKEQVGQARFGVDMQMGDARANVVGSYASLEAAKLQMKSDHATVKAAEMALNGVREEAKVGLRTTLDVLNAQQSLLHARVNVVVSQHDVVVASYAALASIGRLNRAALNLDVEHYDAEQHFENVRGKFFGVDTP; encoded by the coding sequence ATGAAAATACATGCGTGCATCATCATCGGCCTGACGGCGGTCGGCGCGATACTCGCGCCCGCCAGCGCCGAGACTTTGCCATCGGCTCTCGCGAGCGCCTATGCCTATAATCCCGATCTCAACCAGCAGCGCGCCAGCGTGCGCGTGCATGACGAGAGCGTCGCCAAAGCCTGGAGCGGCCTGCGGCCCAACGCCTCGGTGATCGCCGGCCTCGGCGCCATGCGGACCGAATTGCTGGTGCCGACGATCCGCCTGCCCTTCATGCATGAGCGCATCTATCTGCATGGCGACCATGACGGCAATCCGCAGGCCGTGACCGTCAATGTCTCGCAGACGCTCTTCGACGGCGGCCGCACGCTCAACAATGTGAAGAAAGCCGAATCCACCGTTCTCTCGGCGCGCGCCAATCTGCGGCTGATCGAGCAGGCGGTCCTGCAGAACGCGGCGACCGCCTATATGGACGTGCTGCGCGACACGGCGATCCTGTCGCTGCGTCAGAACAATATTCGCGTGCTGGAGCTGCAGCTCGCCAACACGCGGGAGAATGCGGCCGCCGGCTATCTGACCGAGACCGACGTCGCTCAGGCGGAAGCGGCCCTGTCGCAGGCGCGCTCCGATCTCTATGGCGCGCAGGCGCGGCTGAAGAGAAGCGCGGCCAGCTATCATCGCATCGTCGGCGAGGAGCCCAAGCGGCTGCAGCCCGCGGGCTCGGTGGAAAAGCTGCTGCCGCGCAGCGTCGAGGACGCCATCGCCATCGCCACAGGCGCTCACCCCGGCGTGGAGGCGGCGCATCATCAGGTCGATGCGGCCGAATTCGCCGTCCATGCCGCGGAGGCGGATCTTCTTCCATCCGCCTCGGTGAGCGGCCAGCTCTCGCAGCAGAACGACTTCTTCCTGGGCCTGCCCGGATGGCGGCAATTCAGCTATGGCGTCAATGTGAACTTCCGCGTTCCGCTCTATCAGGGCGGCGCCGATTTCGCCTCGGTGCGCCAGGCGAAGGAGCAGGTGGGCCAGGCCCGCTTCGGCGTGGATATGCAGATGGGCGACGCGCGCGCCAATGTCGTCGGCAGCTACGCCTCGCTGGAGGCCGCCAAGCTGCAGATGAAGTCGGACCACGCCACGGTGAAAGCCGCAGAAATGGCGCTCAACGGCGTGCGCGAGGAGGCGAAGGTCGGCCTGCGCACGACGCTCGACGTTCTCAACGCGCAGCAGAGCCTGCTTCATGCGCGGGTGAATGTCGTCGTCTCACAGCATGACGTCGTCGTCGCCTCCTATGCGGCGCTGGCCTCGATCGGCCGGCTGAACCGGGCGGCGTTGAATCTGGACGTCGAGCATTACGACGCCGAGCAGCACTTCGAGAATGTGCGCGGCAAGTTCTTCGGCGTGGATACGCCCTGA